One genomic window of Solanum stenotomum isolate F172 chromosome 9, ASM1918654v1, whole genome shotgun sequence includes the following:
- the LOC125877614 gene encoding histone-lysine N-methyltransferase ASHH1-like, producing the protein MRRDVPISENQFGFRSGRSTTKVIHLIRRLLELYRDRKSDLNVVFIDLEKACDKDPKEVLWRCLESRGVCVAYIRVIKDMHDGEKRQSCSVLFYCTNIAVFLLCFADYFSLTQLKMADPGWNCQLLLDRFEKEDRRNKFQVQLPEGVTPFMHITQNEFICRKHKKPREEDIAICECKYDASDPNSACVGRCLNLLTNIECTAGYCPCGDTCRNQRFQKCEYAKTKLFRTEGRGWGLLADENIKAGQFIIECCGEVISFEEVKKRSQAYESHDLKDVYIISVDGNDFIDSTRKGSFARFINHSCSPNCETSKWIVSGETRVGIFAKQDISVGMELTYEYNFEWYYGGANVRCLCGAANCSLFLGAKCRRFREYNHVWEDGDDRYFVKKLLMAESFVTNNTLLVLAGTSHGVNNARML; encoded by the exons TCAGGGCGGTCAACTACAAAAGTCATCCATCTTATAAGGAGATTGTTGGAGCTGTATAGGGATAGGAAGAGCGACCTAAACGTTGTGTTTATTGACCTAGAAAAGGCATGCGATAAAGATCCTAAGGAGGTTCTATGGAGGTGTTTGGAGTCTAGAGGTGTATGTGTGGCTTACATTAGAGTAATTAAGGACATGCACGATGGAGAAAAGAGACAG TCTTGTTCTGTTCTGTTTTACTGTACCAACATTGCTGTTTTTCTGCTCTGTTTTgctgattatttttctttaaca CAATTAAAAATGGCTGACCCCGGTTGGAATTGTCAATTGTTATTGGACAGATTTGAAAAAGAAGACAGGAGAAACAAATTTCAG gTCCAACTGCCCGAAGGAGTAACACCATTTATGCATATTACTCAAAATGAATTTATATGTCGAAA GCATAAGAAACCGAGAGAAGAGGATATTGCTATATGTGAATGCAAGTATGATGCAAGTGATCCTAATAGTGCATGTGTAGGAAGATGTTTGAATTTATTAACAAACATTGAATGTACAGCGGGATACTGTCCGTGTGGTGACACTTGCAGAAATCAG AGATTCCAGAAATGTGAATATGCAAAAACTAAGTTGTTCAGGACTGAAGGGCGTGGTTGGGGTCTTTTAGCTGATGAGAATATAAAG GCTGGACAGTTCATCATTGAATGCTGTGGAGAAGTGATATCAtttgaagaagtaaagaaaagatCTCAGGCTTATGAATCTCATG ACCTCAAGGACGTGTACATAATTTCTGTGGATGGTAATGATTTCATTGACTCCACCCGGAAGGGAAGTTTTGCAAGATTCATAAATCATTCATG CAGTCCAAATTGTGAAACAAGTAAATGGATAGTGTCGGGGGAAACAAGGGTAGGTATATTTGCGAAGCAAGATATATCTGTTGGAATGGAGCTGACATACGAATATAATTTTGAGTGGTACTACGGGGGTGCAAATGTTCGTTGTCTGTGTGGAGCTGCAAACTGTTCCTTATTTTTGGGTGCCAAGTGTCGACGATTCCGG GAGTACAACCATGTCTGGGAAGATGGGGATGACAGGTA TTTTGTAAAAAAGTTACTAATGGCGGAATCTTTCGTCACAAACAACACCTTATTGGTACTTGCAGGGACGTCTCACGGTGTGAACAATGCCCGGATGTTGTAA